The genomic region CGGCATAGGCAGATCGTATCTCCTTTTGCCTACAATCTTATATTTCGAGAGGATCAACGTTCCGTAATATCCTTTCTCCAAATTGATGCCTTTCGAGAAATAATAGTCCATCCCGGTCAGCTCCGCAAGCTTTTCCGCCTGATTGACCATTTCCGATCGGGACACATGGATATCGACTTCTTGAATTCCTACAATCTCTGCGTTCGAGTCGACAATCACTTTTGCAATAGCCGGCAAATCAATAACACCCGGCTTCGCCGGTGGATTCCCATGGTGAATATTATAGCTTAGTATCTTGATGGTTTGTGCTGACAGCGTCAAAGAAATAGAACTCAAGAGTATTATGAAAAGCTGTTTCATGTGTTCAGATTGATATTTGAGGGTTATATTCAAGTAATAGTGCCAAATTTAATATCTTTAGCACATGAAATTACCTAATATATTTTACTTATTATTCATTGCCTTCTATCTTGGTTCCTGTTCTGTTACTCAACAGCAGGCTCAGGATAAGCAAGAATATAACAATGGTGCGGTGGTAACCGCGCATCCTATCGCGTCAGAGGTGGGAGTTGCTATTCTTAAAAAAAGAGGAAATGCTGTCGATGCTGCTATTGCTGTGAAATTTGCTTTAGCTGTTGTCTATCCCAATGCGGGTAACCTCGGAGGGGGTGGATTCATGGTTTACCGCGATAAGTCAGGCTTAGTAAACTCCCTAGATTTTCGTGAGAAGGCACCTGCAAAGGCACAGCGTGATATGTATTTGGATAAGGATGGTAATCCGATTACCGACTTAAGTCTTTACGGACAATTGGCTGCCGGTGTTCCCGGATCAGTTGCCGGTATGGACGAGGCTTTCAAAAAATATGGCAGTTTAAGCTGGAAAGAGCTGTTGGAGCCGGCGATAGCGTTGGCCGAGCAAGGATTCCCGATTACAGCACAACAGGCCGGAGAATTCAACCGATATCAGGAACCTTTCAAAAAACATAATCCCAATGGTGCGGCAATAATCCGCGATGCGGAATGGAAGGCAGGTGATTTGTTTGTACAGAAAGAATTGGGGGAAACATTAAAGCGAATCGCAGAACAAGGTCGTGATGGCTTTTACAAAGGAAAAACAGCAGAATATATCATTGCAGAGATGAAAAAAGGCAATGGTATTATTAGCCTGGAGGATCTTGCAAATTACCAAGCGGTTTGGCGAAACCCTATCGTTGGCAACTACAAAGGATATAAAGTGATTTCTATGCCTCCCCCATCAAGTGGTGGAGTGGCTTTGATGGCGCTATTGCAATCGGTTGAAAAATATCCGTTAGCAAAGTGGGGCTTTCAACATGACAGCACCGTGCGTGCGATGGTTGAAGCCGAACGCCGCGTATATGCTGACCGCGCAACCCACTTGGGAGACCCAGATTTTTACAAAGTACCTGTAGCCAATCTAACGGATGCGAAGTTTAACCAAGATCGCATGGCGAAAGTTAGCTTGAAGCGTGCTACACCTAGCGATGAGGTGAAAGCAGCGAAATTCCCGGGATATGAATCCGAAGAAACAACACATTATAGCATAGTAGACAAGGATGGCAATGCTGTTTCATTGACTACAACGATCAATGGCTCTTATGGCTCGTTAGTATGGGTAGAGGGCGCGGGTTTCTTGTTGAACAATGAGATGGACGACTTCTCCGTTAAGCCGGGCACACCGAATATGTATGGTTTGTTAGGGGGAAAGGCCAATGCCGTAGAGCCTGGCAAACGCATGCTCAGCGCGATGACTCCGACGATTATCGAGAAAGATGGCAAACTGAAGATGGTCGTTGGCACGCCTGGAGGCTCCACCATTATCACCTCTGTTTTCCAGACGATATTAAATGTATTAGAATTTGATATGACCGCGCAGGAATCTGTTAGTGCTCCAAGGTTTCACCACCAATGGAAACCTGAATACATTGACGTAGAAGAAAAAGCAATTGATGCAAAGACCCGCGCGAGCTTAGAG from Sphingobacterium sp. BN32 harbors:
- the ggt gene encoding gamma-glutamyltransferase, encoding MKLPNIFYLLFIAFYLGSCSVTQQQAQDKQEYNNGAVVTAHPIASEVGVAILKKRGNAVDAAIAVKFALAVVYPNAGNLGGGGFMVYRDKSGLVNSLDFREKAPAKAQRDMYLDKDGNPITDLSLYGQLAAGVPGSVAGMDEAFKKYGSLSWKELLEPAIALAEQGFPITAQQAGEFNRYQEPFKKHNPNGAAIIRDAEWKAGDLFVQKELGETLKRIAEQGRDGFYKGKTAEYIIAEMKKGNGIISLEDLANYQAVWRNPIVGNYKGYKVISMPPPSSGGVALMALLQSVEKYPLAKWGFQHDSTVRAMVEAERRVYADRATHLGDPDFYKVPVANLTDAKFNQDRMAKVSLKRATPSDEVKAAKFPGYESEETTHYSIVDKDGNAVSLTTTINGSYGSLVWVEGAGFLLNNEMDDFSVKPGTPNMYGLLGGKANAVEPGKRMLSAMTPTIIEKDGKLKMVVGTPGGSTIITSVFQTILNVLEFDMTAQESVSAPRFHHQWKPEYIDVEEKAIDAKTRASLEKDGYAINKRGPIGRVENIVVLPNGKLQTGADPRGDDKAAGY